From the genome of Asterias amurensis chromosome 17, ASM3211899v1, one region includes:
- the LOC139949791 gene encoding uncharacterized protein, with protein sequence MSLRHLPLAAASLVGTALVGFLIYKLLKPQQRSRMDYSEDAVVVETIDASETSRFSYLSEMDAEVQAVPFDDDDDQKASTHQESLPPTTKPKVTDATSQALQQDQVPHTPSPIQETAAQPLLKPIAQKPPEEDDEHYDVLLLYSEHDQSAAKQFLGVAKKAKWKVATSNDFLGNRPKIKTFEDVYQNCSFTALLLTSKFFADVWCDSRYQGALTRAIEDPAKKYTVIPIICQDQGLDMPVMLSSYNGVNQNSPFFADRLKKIIKVEKRLEREKQTEMGTNCFVHS encoded by the coding sequence ATGTCATTGAGACATCTTCCCCTGGCTGCAGCGTCTCTAGTTGGGACAGCCTTAGTCGGCTTCCTGATCTATAAGTTGCTCAAACCCCAACAAAGATCAAGAATGGATTATTCCGAAGATGCAGTTGTCGTTGAAACCATTGACGCAAGTGAAACTAGCAGGTTTTCATACCTATCTGAGATGGATGCTGAAGTTCAAGCAGTTCCctttgatgatgatgacgatcaGAAAGCATCGACACACCAAGAATCACTGCCTCCCACCACCAAACCTAAAGTCACTGATGCTACATCTCAGGCGCTTCAACAAGACCAAGTGCCTCACACTCCGTCACCAATCCAGGAGACGGCAGCTCAACCACTGCTAAAACCAATCGCCCAGAAACCTCCAGAAGAAGATGATGAACATTATGACGTTTTGCTGCTGTACAGTGAGCACGACCAGAGTGCAGCCAAGCAGTTCCTTGGTGTTGCCAAGAAAGCAAAGTGGAAAGTTGCCACATCTAATGATTTCCTCGGAAATCGACccaaaataaaaacctttgaaGATGTGTACCAGAATTGTTCTTTTACTGCTCTTCTTCTTACTTCTAAGTTCTTTGCAGATGTTTGGTGTGATAGTCGCTATCAAGGAGCACTTACACGGGCAATAGAAGACCCTGCAAAGAAATACACAGTGATCCCAATTATTTGTCAGGATCAAGGCCTTGACATGCCAGTAATGCTGAGTTCTTACAATGGGGTCAATCAAAACAGTCCTTTCTTTGCAGAcagattgaaaaaaattatcaaagtAGAAAAGAGAttggaaagagaaaaacaaacagaaatggGCACCAATTGTTTCGTACATTCTTAA